A single window of Castor canadensis chromosome 3, mCasCan1.hap1v2, whole genome shotgun sequence DNA harbors:
- the Inf2 gene encoding inverted formin-2 isoform X4, which yields MRSRRQGPEWVGRGGRKVLRIWFGKMSVKEGAQRKWAALKEKLGPQESDPTEANLESADPELCIRLLQIPSVVNYSGLRKRLESSDGSWMVQFLEQSGLDLLLEALARLSGRGVARISDALLQLTCISCVRAVMNSQQGIEYILSNQGYVRQLSQALDTSNVMVKKQVFELLAALCIYSPEGHGLTLDALDHYKTVCNQQYRFSVIMNELSDSDNVPYVVTLLSVINAIILGPEDLRTRTQLRSEFIGLQLLDILTRLRDLEDADLLIQLEAFEEAKAEDEEELQRICDGVNMNSHQEVFASLFHKVSCSPASAQLLSVLQGLLHLEPAGRSGQLLWEALESLVNRAVLLASDAQECTLEEVVERLLSVKGRPRPSSLDKAHKSVQANLGQSQRDSSQNTAALTAAMEDQQPTLASACQHVINIQSSSVKMAPQPTAPSPPPPAPPLPCSTAGPPPSPPPLPGMGATFPSAPPPPPPPPLPLPGPGAANLPVSPPSPPPLPGSFRTLPPPPPPLPGMGCPPPPPPLPPGIGWGPPPPPPLPGTSLPPVAGGVEEIIVAQVDHGLGSAWVPSHRRVNPPTLRMKKLNWQKLPSNVAQERNSMWATLSSPGTEVVELDFSNIERLFSFPTAKPKEPSAAPARKEPKEVTFLDSKKSLNLNIFLKQFKCSNEEVTAMVRAGDTTKFDVEVLKQLLKLLPEKHEIENLRAFKEERAKLANADQFYVLLLDIPCYQLRVECMLLCEGTAIVLDMVRPKAQLLLTACKSLLTSHRLPIFCQLILKIGNFLNYGSHTGNADGFKISTLLKLTETKSQQNRVTLLHHVLEEVETSHPDLLQLPQDLEQPAQAAGINLEIIHSEASANLKKLLETERKVSASVPEVQEQYAERLKASIEASRALDEVFEAIEQKKLELADYLCEDPQKLSLEDTFSTMKTFRDLFTRALKENKDRKEQMMKAERRKQQLAEEEARRPRGEDGKPVRKGPGRQEEVCVIDALLADIRKGFQLRKTARGRGDTEGGSRTTSADPPRATEPVATSDPVRGPVNGTGHHASEPGPNAAATGKSQDWDLIDAVAPSPQPSKEEGGPPALERCSSWYVDASDVLVSEDSLDPQPSEGGWPVTLGGSRALQPIQFSGNKPPGEESLCQNTKDPAALHSVHQAEADSTSEEPEYTTVHGRSASLPTTGLGGGDEDEEDTAPESALDTSLDKSFSEDAVTDSSGSGTLPRARAWASKGTSKRRKKRPSRSQEEVAPDSDDNKTKRLCVIQ from the exons ATGAGAAGCCGAAGACAGGGTCCTGAATGGGTGGGCAGAGGTGGCCGGAAGGTCTTACGCATTTGG TTCGGCAAGATGTCAGTGAAGGAGGGTGCCCAGCGCAAATGGGCGGCACTGAAGGAGAAGCTGGGGCCACAGGAGTCAGACCCCACCGAGGCCAACCTGGAGAGTGCCGACCCTGAGCTGTGCATCCGGCTGCTCCAGATACCCTCTGTGGTCAACTACTCGGGTCTGCGCAAGCGTCTGGAGAGCAGCGATGGCAGCTGGATGGTGCAGTTCCTGGAGCAGAGTGGCCTGGATCTGCTGCTGGAGGCACTGGCACGGCTGTCGGGCCGTGGCGTGGCCCGTATCTCAGATGCCCTGCTGCAGCTCACCTGCATCAGCTGTGTGCGTGCTGTCATGAACTCACAGCAGGGCATTGAGTACATCCTCAGCAACCAGGGCTACGTGCGCCAGCTGTCCCAGG CCCTAGACACATCCAATGTGATGGTCAAGAAGCAGGTGTTTGAACTGCTGGCCGCCCTGTGCATCTACTCACCTGAGGGCCATGGGCTGACATTGGATGCCCTGGACCATTACAAG ACCGTGTGCAACCAGCAGTACCGCTTCAGTGTCATCATGAATGAACTGTCGGACAGTGACAATGTGCCCTATGTTGTCACCCTGCTTAGCGTGATCAATGCCATCATCCTGGGCCCCGAGGACCTCCGAACCCGCACCCAGCTGCGGAGCGAGTTCATAG GGCTCCAACTGCTGGACATTCTGACCCGGCTGCG GGATCTGGAAGACGCTGACCTGCTGATCCAGCTGGAGGCCTTCGAGGAGGCCAAGGCTGAGGATGAGGAGGAGCTGCAGCGCATCTGTGATGGTGTCAACATGAACAGCCACCAGGAGGTCTTTGCCTCCCTGTTTCACAAG GTGAGCTGCTCCCCAGCTTCAGCTCAGCTGCTGTCAGTGCTGCAGGGCCTCCTGCACTTAGAGCCTGCTGGCCGCTCCGGTCAGCTGCTCTGGGAGGCCCTGGAGAGCCTAGTGAACCGGGCTGTACTCCTGGCCAGTGATG CCCAGGAGTGCACcctggaggaggtggtggagCGACTGCTATCTGTCAAAGGGCGGCCCCGACCAAGCTCCCTGGACAAAGCCCACAAGAGTGTCCAAGCCAACCTAGGCCAAAGTCAGAGGGACAGTTCTCAAAACACAGCTGCCCTCACAGCTGCCATGGAGGACCAGCAGCCAACACTGGCTTCTGCCTGCCAACATGTGATCAACATCCAGAGCTCCAGTGTCAAAATGGCTCCACAGCCAACTGCACCCAGCCCACCCCCACCTGCACCACCACTCCCCTGCTCCACTGCTGGGCCCCCTCCATCCCCACCTCCCCTGCCAGGCATGGGAGCCACATTCCCTTCAgcaccccctccacctccacccccacccctacccctgcCAGGCCCTGGAGCCGCGAATCTACCAGTATCCCCTCCATCCCCACCACCCCTGCCCGGCTCCTTCcgcaccctgcccccaccccctccaccactcccaGGCATGGGATGcccacctcctccacctcccctACCACCAGGAATAGGGTGGGGaccccctccacctccccctCTGCCTGGCACCTCCCTCCCCCCTGTGGCGGGTGGTGTGGAGGAGATCATTGTGGCCCAAGTGGACCACGGCCTGGGCTCAGCCTGGGTCCCCAGTCACCGGCGGGTGAATCCGCCTACGCTGCGCATGAAGAAGCTCAACTGGCAGAAGCTGCCATCCAATGTGGCCCAAG AACGCAACTCCATGTGGGCGACGCTGAGCAGCCCTGGCACTGAGGTGGTGGAGCTGGATTTCTCCAACATAGAGCGGCTCTTCTCCTTCCCCACGGCCAAGCCCAAGGAGCCCTCAGCTGCTCCAGCCAGGAAGGAGCCCAAGGAG GTCACTTTTCTGGACTCCAAGAAGAGCCTGAATCTCAACATCTTCCTGAAGCAGTTTAAGTG CTCCAATGAGGAGGTCACTGCCATGGTTCGGGCCGGTGACACAACCAAGTTTGACGTGGAGGTTCTCAAACAACTCTTGAAGCTCCTTCCGGAAAAGCATGAG ATTGAGAACCTGCGTGCATTCAAAGAAGAGCGTGCCAAGCTGGCCAATGCCGACCAGTTCTACGTCCTCCTGCTGGACATTCCCTG CTACCAGCTGCGAGTGGAGTGCATGCTGCTTTGCGAAGGCACGGCCATCGTGCTGGACATGGTGCGGCCCAAGGCCCAGCTGTTGCTCACCGCCTGCAAGA GCCTGCTCACCAGCCACCGGCTACCCATCTTCTGCCAGCTGATCCTGAAAATTGGGAATTTCCTCAACTAT GGCAGCCACACAGGTAACGCTGACGGCTTCAAGATCAGCACCCTGCTGAAGCTCACAGAGACCAAGTCCCAGCAGAACCGTGTGACACTACTGCATCATGTGCTAGAG GAAGTAGAAACAAGCCACCCAGATCTCCTGCAGCTGCCCCAGGACCTGGAGCAGCCCGCTCAAGCAGCAGG GATCAATTTGGAGATCATCCACTCAGAGGCCAGTGCCAACTTGAAGAAGCTTCTGGAAACGGAGCGGAAGGTGTCTGCCTCTGTCCCAGAGGTGCAGGAGCAGTATGCAGAGCGTCTTAAG GCCAGCATCGAAGCTTCCAGGGCTCTGGATGAGGTGTTCGAGGCCATCGAGCAGAAGAAGCTGGAACTGGCCGACTACCTGTGTGAAGACCCCCAGAAACTGTCCCTGGAGGACACATTCAGCACCATGAAGACCTTCCGGGACCTCTTCACCCGTGCCCTAAAG GAAAACAAGGACCGGAAGGAGCAGATGATGAAGGCAGAGAGGAGGAAGCAGCAGTTGGCGGAGGAGGAGGCACGGAGGCCAAGGGGCGAGGATGGGAAGCCTG TCAGGAAGGGGCCCGGGAGGCAGGAGGAGGTATGTGTCATCGATGCGCTGCTGGCGGACATCAGGAAAGGCTTCCAGCTGCGGAAGACAGCCCGTGGCCGGGGGGACACTGAAGGAGGCAGCAGGACAACCTCAGCAGACCCCCCGAGGGCCACAGAACCAG TGGCCACCAGTGACCCTGTACGAGGCCCAGTGAATGGCACAGGCCACCATGCCTCAGAGCCTGGTCCAAATGCTGCAGCCACTGGCAAGTCACAGGACTGGGATCTTATAGATGCTGTGGCCCCCAGTCCCCAGCCCTCCAAGGAGGAGGGTGGTCCCCCAGCCCTGGAGAGGTGTTCCTCCTGGTATGTTGATGCCAGCGATGTCCTGGTctctgaggacagcctggaccCCCAGCCCTCTGAGGGGGGTTGGCCAGTGACTCTGGGAGGCTCTCGGGCCCTGCAGCCCATCCAGTTCTCCGGAAACAAGCCCCCTGGGGAAGAGAGCTTATGCCAGAACACTAAGGACCCTGCAGCCTTGCACAGTGTCCACCAGGCTGAAGCAGACAGCACAAGTGAGGAACCAGAGTACACAACTGTCCACGGCCGCAGTGCCAGCCTCCCTACTACAGgccttggtggtggtgatgaggaCGAGGAGGACACAGCCCCAGAATCTGCCCTGGACACATCCCTGGACAAGTCCTTCTCTGAGGATGCAGTGACGGACTCCTCAGGGTCTGGCACCCTCCCCAGGGCCCGAGCCTGGGCTTCGAAGGGGACAAGCAAGCGAAGGAAGAAGCGCCCCTCGAGGAGCCAGGAAG AGGTTGCCCCTGATTCTgatgataataaaacaaaaaggctgtGTGTGATCCAGTGA
- the Inf2 gene encoding inverted formin-2 isoform X5, translating into MLSAVKGSEAPEQQRVNLQFGKMSVKEGAQRKWAALKEKLGPQESDPTEANLESADPELCIRLLQIPSVVNYSGLRKRLESSDGSWMVQFLEQSGLDLLLEALARLSGRGVARISDALLQLTCISCVRAVMNSQQGIEYILSNQGYVRQLSQALDTSNVMVKKQVFELLAALCIYSPEGHGLTLDALDHYKTVCNQQYRFSVIMNELSDSDNVPYVVTLLSVINAIILGPEDLRTRTQLRSEFIGLQLLDILTRLRDLEDADLLIQLEAFEEAKAEDEEELQRICDGVNMNSHQEVFASLFHKVSCSPASAQLLSVLQGLLHLEPAGRSGQLLWEALESLVNRAVLLASDAQECTLEEVVERLLSVKGRPRPSSLDKAHKSVQANLGQSQRDSSQNTAALTAAMEDQQPTLASACQHVINIQSSSVKMAPQPTAPSPPPPAPPLPCSTAGPPPSPPPLPGMGATFPSAPPPPPPPPLPLPGPGAANLPVSPPSPPPLPGSFRTLPPPPPPLPGMGCPPPPPPLPPGIGWGPPPPPPLPGTSLPPVAGGVEEIIVAQVDHGLGSAWVPSHRRVNPPTLRMKKLNWQKLPSNVAQERNSMWATLSSPGTEVVELDFSNIERLFSFPTAKPKEPSAAPARKEPKEVTFLDSKKSLNLNIFLKQFKCSNEEVTAMVRAGDTTKFDVEVLKQLLKLLPEKHEIENLRAFKEERAKLANADQFYVLLLDIPCYQLRVECMLLCEGTAIVLDMVRPKAQLLLTACKSLLTSHRLPIFCQLILKIGNFLNYGSHTGNADGFKISTLLKLTETKSQQNRVTLLHHVLEEVETSHPDLLQLPQDLEQPAQAAGINLEIIHSEASANLKKLLETERKVSASVPEVQEQYAERLKASIEASRALDEVFEAIEQKKLELADYLCEDPQKLSLEDTFSTMKTFRDLFTRALKENKDRKEQMMKAERRKQQLAEEEARRPRGEDGKPVRKGPGRQEEVCVIDALLADIRKGFQLRKTARGRGDTEGGSRTTSADPPRATEPVATSDPVRGPVNGTGHHASEPGPNAAATGKSQDWDLIDAVAPSPQPSKEEGGPPALERCSSWYVDASDVLVSEDSLDPQPSEGGWPVTLGGSRALQPIQFSGNKPPGEESLCQNTKDPAALHSVHQAEADSTSEEPEYTTVHGRSASLPTTGLGGGDEDEEDTAPESALDTSLDKSFSEDAVTDSSGSGTLPRARAWASKGTSKRRKKRPSRSQEGPWTSSGHPAGLFSPWGAAGSTSIQEQG; encoded by the exons ATGTTGTCTGCTGTCAAGGGTTCTGAAGCTCCTGAACAGCAAAGAGTTAACCTTCAG TTCGGCAAGATGTCAGTGAAGGAGGGTGCCCAGCGCAAATGGGCGGCACTGAAGGAGAAGCTGGGGCCACAGGAGTCAGACCCCACCGAGGCCAACCTGGAGAGTGCCGACCCTGAGCTGTGCATCCGGCTGCTCCAGATACCCTCTGTGGTCAACTACTCGGGTCTGCGCAAGCGTCTGGAGAGCAGCGATGGCAGCTGGATGGTGCAGTTCCTGGAGCAGAGTGGCCTGGATCTGCTGCTGGAGGCACTGGCACGGCTGTCGGGCCGTGGCGTGGCCCGTATCTCAGATGCCCTGCTGCAGCTCACCTGCATCAGCTGTGTGCGTGCTGTCATGAACTCACAGCAGGGCATTGAGTACATCCTCAGCAACCAGGGCTACGTGCGCCAGCTGTCCCAGG CCCTAGACACATCCAATGTGATGGTCAAGAAGCAGGTGTTTGAACTGCTGGCCGCCCTGTGCATCTACTCACCTGAGGGCCATGGGCTGACATTGGATGCCCTGGACCATTACAAG ACCGTGTGCAACCAGCAGTACCGCTTCAGTGTCATCATGAATGAACTGTCGGACAGTGACAATGTGCCCTATGTTGTCACCCTGCTTAGCGTGATCAATGCCATCATCCTGGGCCCCGAGGACCTCCGAACCCGCACCCAGCTGCGGAGCGAGTTCATAG GGCTCCAACTGCTGGACATTCTGACCCGGCTGCG GGATCTGGAAGACGCTGACCTGCTGATCCAGCTGGAGGCCTTCGAGGAGGCCAAGGCTGAGGATGAGGAGGAGCTGCAGCGCATCTGTGATGGTGTCAACATGAACAGCCACCAGGAGGTCTTTGCCTCCCTGTTTCACAAG GTGAGCTGCTCCCCAGCTTCAGCTCAGCTGCTGTCAGTGCTGCAGGGCCTCCTGCACTTAGAGCCTGCTGGCCGCTCCGGTCAGCTGCTCTGGGAGGCCCTGGAGAGCCTAGTGAACCGGGCTGTACTCCTGGCCAGTGATG CCCAGGAGTGCACcctggaggaggtggtggagCGACTGCTATCTGTCAAAGGGCGGCCCCGACCAAGCTCCCTGGACAAAGCCCACAAGAGTGTCCAAGCCAACCTAGGCCAAAGTCAGAGGGACAGTTCTCAAAACACAGCTGCCCTCACAGCTGCCATGGAGGACCAGCAGCCAACACTGGCTTCTGCCTGCCAACATGTGATCAACATCCAGAGCTCCAGTGTCAAAATGGCTCCACAGCCAACTGCACCCAGCCCACCCCCACCTGCACCACCACTCCCCTGCTCCACTGCTGGGCCCCCTCCATCCCCACCTCCCCTGCCAGGCATGGGAGCCACATTCCCTTCAgcaccccctccacctccacccccacccctacccctgcCAGGCCCTGGAGCCGCGAATCTACCAGTATCCCCTCCATCCCCACCACCCCTGCCCGGCTCCTTCcgcaccctgcccccaccccctccaccactcccaGGCATGGGATGcccacctcctccacctcccctACCACCAGGAATAGGGTGGGGaccccctccacctccccctCTGCCTGGCACCTCCCTCCCCCCTGTGGCGGGTGGTGTGGAGGAGATCATTGTGGCCCAAGTGGACCACGGCCTGGGCTCAGCCTGGGTCCCCAGTCACCGGCGGGTGAATCCGCCTACGCTGCGCATGAAGAAGCTCAACTGGCAGAAGCTGCCATCCAATGTGGCCCAAG AACGCAACTCCATGTGGGCGACGCTGAGCAGCCCTGGCACTGAGGTGGTGGAGCTGGATTTCTCCAACATAGAGCGGCTCTTCTCCTTCCCCACGGCCAAGCCCAAGGAGCCCTCAGCTGCTCCAGCCAGGAAGGAGCCCAAGGAG GTCACTTTTCTGGACTCCAAGAAGAGCCTGAATCTCAACATCTTCCTGAAGCAGTTTAAGTG CTCCAATGAGGAGGTCACTGCCATGGTTCGGGCCGGTGACACAACCAAGTTTGACGTGGAGGTTCTCAAACAACTCTTGAAGCTCCTTCCGGAAAAGCATGAG ATTGAGAACCTGCGTGCATTCAAAGAAGAGCGTGCCAAGCTGGCCAATGCCGACCAGTTCTACGTCCTCCTGCTGGACATTCCCTG CTACCAGCTGCGAGTGGAGTGCATGCTGCTTTGCGAAGGCACGGCCATCGTGCTGGACATGGTGCGGCCCAAGGCCCAGCTGTTGCTCACCGCCTGCAAGA GCCTGCTCACCAGCCACCGGCTACCCATCTTCTGCCAGCTGATCCTGAAAATTGGGAATTTCCTCAACTAT GGCAGCCACACAGGTAACGCTGACGGCTTCAAGATCAGCACCCTGCTGAAGCTCACAGAGACCAAGTCCCAGCAGAACCGTGTGACACTACTGCATCATGTGCTAGAG GAAGTAGAAACAAGCCACCCAGATCTCCTGCAGCTGCCCCAGGACCTGGAGCAGCCCGCTCAAGCAGCAGG GATCAATTTGGAGATCATCCACTCAGAGGCCAGTGCCAACTTGAAGAAGCTTCTGGAAACGGAGCGGAAGGTGTCTGCCTCTGTCCCAGAGGTGCAGGAGCAGTATGCAGAGCGTCTTAAG GCCAGCATCGAAGCTTCCAGGGCTCTGGATGAGGTGTTCGAGGCCATCGAGCAGAAGAAGCTGGAACTGGCCGACTACCTGTGTGAAGACCCCCAGAAACTGTCCCTGGAGGACACATTCAGCACCATGAAGACCTTCCGGGACCTCTTCACCCGTGCCCTAAAG GAAAACAAGGACCGGAAGGAGCAGATGATGAAGGCAGAGAGGAGGAAGCAGCAGTTGGCGGAGGAGGAGGCACGGAGGCCAAGGGGCGAGGATGGGAAGCCTG TCAGGAAGGGGCCCGGGAGGCAGGAGGAGGTATGTGTCATCGATGCGCTGCTGGCGGACATCAGGAAAGGCTTCCAGCTGCGGAAGACAGCCCGTGGCCGGGGGGACACTGAAGGAGGCAGCAGGACAACCTCAGCAGACCCCCCGAGGGCCACAGAACCAG TGGCCACCAGTGACCCTGTACGAGGCCCAGTGAATGGCACAGGCCACCATGCCTCAGAGCCTGGTCCAAATGCTGCAGCCACTGGCAAGTCACAGGACTGGGATCTTATAGATGCTGTGGCCCCCAGTCCCCAGCCCTCCAAGGAGGAGGGTGGTCCCCCAGCCCTGGAGAGGTGTTCCTCCTGGTATGTTGATGCCAGCGATGTCCTGGTctctgaggacagcctggaccCCCAGCCCTCTGAGGGGGGTTGGCCAGTGACTCTGGGAGGCTCTCGGGCCCTGCAGCCCATCCAGTTCTCCGGAAACAAGCCCCCTGGGGAAGAGAGCTTATGCCAGAACACTAAGGACCCTGCAGCCTTGCACAGTGTCCACCAGGCTGAAGCAGACAGCACAAGTGAGGAACCAGAGTACACAACTGTCCACGGCCGCAGTGCCAGCCTCCCTACTACAGgccttggtggtggtgatgaggaCGAGGAGGACACAGCCCCAGAATCTGCCCTGGACACATCCCTGGACAAGTCCTTCTCTGAGGATGCAGTGACGGACTCCTCAGGGTCTGGCACCCTCCCCAGGGCCCGAGCCTGGGCTTCGAAGGGGACAAGCAAGCGAAGGAAGAAGCGCCCCTCGAGGAGCCAGGAAG GGCCCTGGACCTCTTCCGGCCATCCAGCTGGTCTCTTTTCCCCATGGGGTGCTGCGGGCTCCACCAGCATCCAGGAGCAAGGGTGA